The Dyadobacter subterraneus genome window below encodes:
- a CDS encoding GH3 auxin-responsive promoter family protein: protein MKLVNNMTVWFLKRRFERIEQFMKNPVETQQRIFSELIETARYTEWGTKYNFGQIKSIKEFQEQVPVSSYEELYPYIERVLKGEPNVLWPSQIEWFSKSSGTTNARSKFLPVSPEALEECHYEGGKDMMTLLIHNRPETRVFDGKGLSIGGTLHANPFDDYTQVGDVSAVIMQNLPAWGEFMRTPPLEVALMDHWESKLEKMAEICSQENVTSILGVPTWTIVLLDQILAKTGKKNMLEVWPDFEVFVHGAVSFEPYRDLFTQKYFPSEQVTYLETYSASEGFFAIQDDLSKVGEMLLMLDYGIFYEFIPIDEVGKQHPKALLLDEIEVGKNYAMVISTNAGLWRYLIGDTVKFTSKYPFRLKVSGRTKHFINAFGEEVIVENADHAIKIAAQNTDSLVANYTAGPVYMGDGYRGRHEWIIEFTKEPENHDEFTRILDETLREVNSDYDAKRYKDMALLSPLVHFAPANTFYNWMSKRNKLGGQNKVPRLSNDRIYLEDLLGTSAFGSQQSASDVSH, encoded by the coding sequence ATGAAACTGGTGAATAATATGACTGTGTGGTTTTTGAAGCGACGCTTTGAAAGGATCGAGCAGTTTATGAAAAACCCTGTTGAAACCCAGCAACGTATATTTTCTGAACTAATTGAAACGGCCAGATATACCGAATGGGGCACAAAATATAATTTTGGTCAAATAAAATCCATAAAGGAATTTCAGGAGCAGGTTCCGGTTTCTTCCTATGAAGAATTATATCCATACATCGAACGCGTTCTAAAAGGGGAGCCCAATGTTCTTTGGCCGTCACAGATCGAGTGGTTTTCAAAATCATCAGGAACAACAAACGCCCGAAGCAAATTTCTTCCCGTTTCTCCGGAAGCACTAGAAGAATGTCATTATGAAGGCGGCAAAGACATGATGACGCTCCTGATTCATAACAGGCCCGAAACACGGGTTTTTGATGGAAAAGGTTTATCAATCGGTGGAACTTTACATGCAAATCCATTTGATGATTATACACAGGTTGGAGATGTTTCTGCGGTAATCATGCAAAATCTCCCTGCCTGGGGTGAATTCATGCGCACACCTCCTTTGGAAGTGGCGCTTATGGATCATTGGGAAAGCAAACTGGAAAAAATGGCTGAAATTTGTTCGCAGGAAAATGTCACCAGTATTTTAGGAGTACCAACCTGGACGATCGTTTTGCTGGATCAGATTCTTGCCAAAACCGGTAAAAAAAATATGCTTGAAGTCTGGCCGGATTTTGAAGTTTTTGTTCATGGAGCCGTTTCTTTTGAGCCTTACCGTGATTTATTCACGCAAAAATATTTTCCTTCCGAGCAGGTAACTTATCTTGAAACTTACAGTGCGTCCGAAGGTTTTTTCGCCATTCAGGATGATCTTTCCAAAGTTGGAGAAATGCTTTTAATGCTGGATTATGGCATTTTTTACGAATTTATACCCATTGATGAAGTTGGAAAACAACATCCGAAAGCACTATTGCTTGATGAGATTGAAGTAGGAAAAAACTATGCAATGGTGATTTCTACCAATGCCGGTCTGTGGCGTTACCTGATTGGCGATACAGTGAAATTTACTTCCAAATATCCTTTTCGCCTGAAAGTCAGTGGACGTACAAAACATTTTATCAATGCTTTTGGTGAAGAAGTTATCGTTGAAAATGCAGATCATGCTATCAAAATTGCTGCCCAAAATACAGATTCACTCGTAGCCAATTATACAGCCGGACCCGTTTACATGGGCGATGGTTACCGTGGGCGTCATGAATGGATTATCGAGTTCACGAAAGAGCCCGAAAATCATGATGAGTTTACCAGAATTCTGGACGAAACTTTGCGTGAAGTAAATTCTGACTATGACGCAAAACGGTATAAGGATATGGCGCTGTTATCACCACTTGTGCATTTTGCCCCGGCGAATACTTTCTATAACTGGATGTCAAAACGCAACAAACTGGGCGGACAAAACAAGGTTCCAAGACTCAGCAACGACAGGATTTATCTGGAAGATTTATTGGGGACGTCGGCTTTCGGCAGCCAGCAATCGGCTTCTGACGTTAGTCATTAA
- a CDS encoding glycosyltransferase family 2 protein: MKLSVIIPVYNSEATIELLVKKLQQELKDILFEIILISDGSSDRSNIICSRLATESGNVRFIALRRNYGEFNAVICGLNWASGEFCVMIDDDFQNPPDEIRKLVNRAEEGSYDVVYTFYSKKEHAIYRNLGSRLVNWITSYLLNKPKDLYLSSFKLIRKEVVEEIIKYKGPYPYIDGLIFRITNNIGTVQVIHQKREEGKSNYTWRKLISLFLNILFCYSSLPIRLFMPIGLGLFGLGFFFLLFLSGQWMIGPDPKGWQVVTAAVLFVGGIQCTLLSVLGEYIGKSFMAQSGQPQYVIKYNSENIL, encoded by the coding sequence ATGAAATTATCCGTCATCATACCTGTATATAATAGCGAAGCTACAATTGAATTACTGGTTAAGAAATTACAACAGGAATTGAAAGATATTCTATTTGAAATTATTTTGATCAGTGATGGAAGTTCAGACCGCTCCAATATAATTTGCAGCAGGCTGGCAACAGAATCTGGAAATGTAAGATTTATAGCTTTACGCCGGAACTATGGTGAATTTAATGCAGTGATCTGTGGTTTGAACTGGGCCAGTGGAGAATTTTGTGTCATGATTGATGATGATTTTCAAAACCCGCCGGATGAAATAAGAAAACTTGTCAACCGGGCAGAAGAGGGCAGTTATGATGTAGTTTATACTTTTTATTCTAAAAAAGAGCATGCCATTTATCGTAATCTTGGCAGCCGGCTGGTAAACTGGATTACCAGTTATTTGCTGAACAAACCGAAAGATTTATATCTGTCGAGCTTTAAATTAATTCGAAAAGAAGTGGTGGAGGAGATTATTAAGTATAAGGGTCCTTATCCTTACATTGACGGTTTGATTTTCAGGATTACCAATAATATAGGAACTGTTCAGGTCATTCATCAAAAACGTGAAGAAGGTAAGTCAAATTATACCTGGCGAAAGCTAATTTCTCTTTTTCTCAATATCTTGTTTTGCTATTCTTCGCTTCCGATCCGCCTTTTCATGCCGATTGGTCTGGGTTTATTCGGACTTGGTTTTTTCTTTCTGTTATTCTTATCCGGTCAATGGATGATTGGTCCGGATCCAAAAGGCTGGCAGGTGGTTACGGCAGCTGTACTATTTGTTGGTGGTATTCAATGTACTTTGCTTAGTGTTTTGGGAGAATATATTGGTAAAAGTTTTATGGCGCAAAGCGGCCAGCCGCAATATGTTATTAAATACAACAGCGAAAATATTCTATGA
- a CDS encoding sodium:solute symporter family protein, giving the protein MLAVAIIAYLLLNLGIGLWASRRVNTTADFVLAGRRLPLFLAASVTFATWFGSETIMGAPAEFIDKGLLGVIEDPFGAALCLFLVGLFFARKFYKMNIITFCDFFKIRYGRPAELLSALMIIPSYFSWIAAQLLAMGIVLKVILGWSLTECILLSSCVVILYTIWGGMWSISVTDFLQTIMIIVGLLIVAIVLYLKVGGFTPLLKAAPKDFFRAYPQFTFKDSIEYFAAWITIGLGSIPQQDVFQRVMSAKSAKVSVRATLLSSFMYLTVALLPLFIGLCGHHLYPELGNDRQMIIPNMVLLHTGLPLQILFFGALVSAILSTTSSAIMAPAAILGENVIKFFRPEITDKQLLLIIRMGIVVITGVCIFMAATRESIFELVAESSAFSLVSLFIPLAAGIYWKRANQLGCILSMVAGLVIWMLSIWAETEYPPLIYGLLASGLAMVLGIYFERIFQTRILASPGE; this is encoded by the coding sequence ATGCTCGCAGTTGCAATCATCGCTTATTTGTTATTGAATCTTGGCATTGGACTTTGGGCTTCGCGTAGAGTCAATACCACCGCAGACTTCGTATTGGCGGGTAGGCGTTTACCTCTTTTTCTGGCAGCATCGGTAACTTTCGCGACCTGGTTTGGCTCGGAAACTATTATGGGCGCCCCGGCAGAATTTATTGATAAAGGACTATTGGGCGTGATTGAAGATCCATTCGGCGCAGCACTCTGCTTATTTCTGGTAGGACTGTTTTTCGCCAGAAAATTTTATAAAATGAATATCATCACCTTTTGTGATTTTTTCAAAATACGATATGGTCGTCCGGCAGAATTACTTTCTGCATTGATGATCATCCCCTCCTATTTCAGCTGGATTGCTGCGCAGCTACTTGCCATGGGAATTGTTTTGAAAGTAATTTTGGGTTGGTCGTTAACAGAATGTATTCTATTAAGTTCTTGCGTAGTGATTTTATATACGATCTGGGGCGGTATGTGGTCGATTTCTGTTACAGACTTTTTACAGACCATTATGATCATCGTCGGATTGCTGATTGTGGCGATCGTTTTATACCTGAAAGTTGGTGGTTTTACCCCGCTTTTGAAGGCCGCACCAAAAGATTTTTTTAGAGCTTATCCCCAATTTACATTTAAAGATTCCATCGAATATTTTGCTGCCTGGATCACCATCGGTTTGGGATCCATTCCTCAACAGGATGTTTTTCAAAGAGTGATGTCTGCTAAATCTGCGAAGGTTTCTGTCAGAGCAACATTGTTGTCCTCGTTTATGTATTTGACCGTTGCCCTGCTTCCACTATTTATCGGGCTTTGCGGTCATCATTTGTATCCGGAATTAGGCAACGATCGTCAGATGATTATACCCAATATGGTATTACTTCACACGGGTTTACCTTTGCAGATACTGTTTTTCGGTGCTTTGGTTTCTGCAATTTTAAGTACAACCAGCAGCGCAATTATGGCTCCTGCTGCAATTTTAGGAGAAAACGTAATCAAATTTTTTCGACCTGAAATTACGGACAAACAATTGTTGTTAATTATCCGCATGGGAATTGTTGTAATTACGGGCGTCTGTATTTTCATGGCCGCCACGCGAGAAAGTATTTTTGAACTCGTAGCCGAATCATCTGCTTTCAGTCTCGTTTCACTTTTTATTCCGTTAGCTGCCGGGATTTACTGGAAACGAGCAAATCAGCTCGGATGTATTTTATCAATGGTAGCCGGATTGGTAATCTGGATGTTATCCATATGGGCTGAGACAGAATATCCTCCGCTTATTTATGGTTTGCTTGCAAGCGGATTGGCTATGGTGTTGGGAATTTATTTTGAAAGGATATTTCAAACTCGTATTCTGGCAAGTCCTGGTGAATAA
- a CDS encoding SbcC/MukB-like Walker B domain-containing protein codes for MIPKYLKIKGLYSYQSEQEIQFDALTDASLFGIFGAVGSGKSSILEAITFALYGDTERLNRSGDDRTYNMMNLRSDELLIDFECIAGKPAELYRFTVKGRRNSKNFKDVKTFERKAYKWVEGAWMPLPDEENAERIIGLSYDNFRRTIIIPQGRFQEFIELKDAERTRMMKELFQLEKYDLSRKVGTLSKQNDLELSNLDGQLLTLGEVTPEMISAEEIKREEIRQLIKSIHEELATQTELESQFQKIKLIAEKLQLLNNQILSLESQKPDMELREETLRVFEICSLHFKSLFDRKKSYVGAIERDKQLFEKNFRRNAELDSTLTQQKEILAKIQPQYEKRQELLDTAEELGKVIQIVENKISLEKNKGALLRGEIKLLEKEKAIELLKIQKLEKEELNEKIKANLSDIQELSQIKVWYTTSDSLTESRINIKKEADDLKAEIVKQQSILLIKTEEANQLFSLQILPEASQEVIQNSILDYLLVNEKAGEDLNQKLVLANTRLALQRFANSLEDGKPCPLCGAEHHPSVLHEDNSVFEEIKNIEVQRINLQKLEQAIRQFQSPVERIFNQIENLEKQKSTIKRRWTEIRARIDAHDKTFVWAKFDRNNREVFEKHFDEVVKIQTEIKQNEAAIKAISQSIEVETKEKVEKIEQPLQNLRNEILKIENTVSTLSGQLEKVSLDNFENVDTASISEKIEALKNQYKDLNRLYEQTEKQLDILEKEKDTISGSQSILQETLERNKNELVVTQSEIESQLKEHQFESEEWVGKILQKPVIIDQERKAIDQYKNMLSNAKRDLEALKVENEDQHYDSEKHAAVLAQKETLTLNLNNKRKEEGRLDGLLLKMAQDLAKKESLQKDKIRLELRKEHLDDLARLFRSSGFVDYASSIYLQNLIHAANERFHQMTHQQLHLELGEGNSFWVRDLLNGGHMRLLKTLSGGQKFQAALSLALALADHIHVRNESKHNFFFLDEGFGSLDKNALQTVFETLKSLRKENRIVGIISHVEDLQQEIQAYLRIVESEEGSKIMTSWG; via the coding sequence ATGATTCCCAAGTATCTCAAAATAAAAGGTTTATACTCGTATCAATCGGAACAGGAAATTCAATTTGATGCTTTAACAGACGCATCTTTATTTGGAATTTTCGGTGCCGTGGGTAGTGGGAAATCATCAATTCTGGAAGCAATTACTTTTGCGCTTTATGGAGATACAGAGCGTCTGAACCGCTCGGGCGACGATCGTACTTATAATATGATGAACCTGCGGTCGGACGAGTTGCTCATTGATTTTGAATGTATTGCGGGAAAACCAGCGGAGTTATACCGGTTTACGGTTAAAGGAAGAAGGAACAGCAAGAATTTTAAAGATGTAAAAACCTTTGAAAGAAAAGCGTATAAATGGGTTGAAGGCGCCTGGATGCCTCTTCCGGATGAAGAAAATGCGGAACGGATTATTGGATTAAGTTATGACAATTTTCGTCGTACGATCATTATCCCACAGGGTCGTTTTCAGGAATTTATTGAACTGAAAGATGCTGAGAGAACGCGCATGATGAAAGAACTTTTCCAACTGGAAAAGTATGATCTGAGCCGGAAAGTTGGGACGCTCAGCAAACAGAATGATCTGGAATTATCAAATCTGGATGGACAGTTACTGACACTGGGTGAAGTAACGCCCGAAATGATTTCGGCTGAGGAAATCAAGAGGGAAGAAATAAGACAGCTGATCAAGTCAATCCATGAGGAACTTGCTACGCAGACTGAACTTGAAAGCCAGTTTCAGAAAATAAAGCTGATTGCGGAAAAACTGCAATTGCTTAATAATCAAATTCTCAGCCTGGAATCGCAAAAACCGGATATGGAATTGCGCGAAGAAACGCTCCGGGTTTTTGAGATTTGCTCGCTGCATTTTAAATCGCTTTTTGACAGAAAGAAGTCCTATGTCGGTGCCATTGAAAGAGATAAGCAATTATTCGAAAAAAACTTTCGAAGAAATGCTGAACTGGATTCTACCTTAACACAACAAAAAGAAATACTGGCAAAAATTCAGCCGCAATATGAAAAGCGGCAAGAATTACTGGATACGGCTGAGGAGTTGGGAAAAGTGATCCAGATTGTTGAAAATAAAATCTCTTTGGAAAAAAATAAGGGCGCGCTTTTAAGAGGAGAAATAAAATTGCTGGAAAAGGAAAAAGCGATTGAATTATTGAAAATACAAAAGCTGGAAAAAGAAGAACTGAATGAAAAAATAAAAGCCAATTTGTCAGATATTCAGGAGCTTAGCCAGATTAAAGTTTGGTATACTACGTCGGACAGCTTAACTGAAAGCAGGATTAATATCAAAAAAGAAGCGGACGATTTAAAGGCTGAAATCGTAAAACAGCAAAGCATTTTATTAATAAAAACGGAAGAGGCAAATCAGCTTTTCTCTTTACAAATTCTTCCGGAAGCAAGTCAGGAAGTGATTCAGAATTCAATTTTGGATTATTTGCTGGTTAATGAAAAAGCAGGTGAGGATTTGAATCAAAAGCTGGTTTTGGCGAATACGCGATTGGCTTTACAAAGATTTGCGAATAGTCTGGAAGATGGTAAGCCCTGTCCGTTATGCGGCGCAGAACATCATCCGTCCGTTTTACATGAAGACAATTCGGTTTTTGAAGAAATAAAAAACATCGAAGTTCAGCGTATTAATTTACAAAAACTGGAACAGGCTATTCGTCAGTTCCAGTCTCCGGTGGAAAGAATTTTTAACCAGATTGAAAATCTTGAAAAACAGAAGAGTACGATTAAACGGCGCTGGACAGAAATTCGGGCCAGAATTGATGCCCATGACAAAACATTTGTCTGGGCAAAATTTGACAGGAATAACAGAGAAGTTTTTGAGAAGCATTTTGATGAAGTCGTAAAAATCCAGACGGAAATTAAACAAAATGAAGCTGCAATCAAGGCGATTTCGCAAAGTATTGAAGTTGAAACAAAAGAGAAAGTTGAAAAAATAGAACAGCCGCTTCAAAATCTCAGAAATGAAATCCTGAAAATTGAAAATACAGTGTCTACCTTATCAGGACAGCTCGAAAAGGTCAGTTTGGATAACTTTGAAAATGTTGATACTGCTTCAATTTCTGAAAAAATTGAAGCGTTGAAAAATCAATATAAAGATCTAAACCGTTTGTATGAGCAAACGGAAAAGCAGCTTGATATCCTTGAAAAAGAAAAAGATACGATTTCCGGCAGCCAGAGTATCTTACAGGAAACACTGGAAAGGAATAAAAATGAATTAGTTGTCACTCAGTCTGAAATTGAAAGTCAGTTAAAAGAACATCAGTTTGAATCAGAGGAATGGGTTGGTAAAATTCTTCAAAAGCCAGTTATTATTGACCAGGAGCGAAAGGCTATTGATCAATATAAAAATATGTTAAGTAATGCCAAAAGAGATCTGGAAGCATTAAAAGTTGAAAATGAAGATCAACATTACGATTCTGAAAAACATGCGGCTGTGCTTGCTCAAAAAGAAACACTTACGCTGAACCTCAATAATAAAAGAAAAGAAGAAGGCCGTTTGGATGGTCTGCTTTTAAAAATGGCCCAGGATCTGGCTAAAAAAGAATCGCTGCAAAAAGATAAAATCAGGCTTGAATTAAGAAAAGAACATCTTGATGATCTGGCCAGGTTATTCCGTTCCAGCGGATTTGTGGATTATGCGTCAAGTATTTATCTGCAAAATCTTATCCACGCAGCCAATGAGCGTTTCCACCAGATGACCCATCAGCAACTTCATTTGGAACTGGGTGAAGGAAATAGTTTTTGGGTCCGGGATTTGCTGAACGGCGGACATATGCGGTTACTGAAAACACTTTCCGGCGGACAGAAATTTCAGGCGGCTTTGTCGCTTGCACTTGCCCTGGCCGATCATATTCACGTAAGAAATGAGTCAAAACATAACTTTTTCTTCCTCGATGAAGGTTTTGGTTCTCTTGACAAAAATGCCTTACAGACTGTTTTTGAAACGTTAAAATCCCTAAGAAAAGAAAACCGGATAGTGGGAATTATCAGCCACGTTGAAGATTTACAACAGGAAATTCAGGCTTATCTCCGAATTGTTGAAAGTGAAGAAGGAAGTAAAATTATGACGAGTTGGGGTTAG
- a CDS encoding sugar 3,4-ketoisomerase: MPKLLQLDTFNADSGNLTVFEKIIPGTIKRVFYIYGATELSRGGHRHHSSWNALICLNGSCHIYSCDGKSEEDFILDNPASCLVLEPKDWHIMDSFSKDSILLVLSNEYYDRADYIDEPYLLRSQEFSL; encoded by the coding sequence ATGCCTAAATTATTACAACTGGACACTTTTAATGCAGATTCAGGGAATCTGACGGTTTTTGAAAAAATTATTCCCGGTACAATCAAAAGGGTATTTTATATCTATGGAGCTACGGAGCTTAGTCGCGGTGGTCACAGGCATCACAGTTCGTGGAATGCGCTCATATGCCTGAATGGGAGCTGCCACATATACAGTTGTGACGGGAAGAGTGAAGAGGATTTTATTTTGGACAATCCGGCAAGCTGCCTTGTTCTGGAACCTAAGGACTGGCATATAATGGATTCATTTTCAAAAGATTCTATTCTTTTGGTCTTGTCAAATGAATATTACGACAGAGCAGATTATATTGATGAACCTTATTTACTGCGTTCGCAAGAGTTCTCTTTATGA
- a CDS encoding DegT/DnrJ/EryC1/StrS family aminotransferase: MIPFLDLNQINKPYLKAIEEASLRAVRSGWYILGPELLSFENSFAEYCNVSFCIGVANGLDAIGLILRAYDFPEGSEIIVPASTYIASVLPVSYLNLIPVLVEPDPVTMLIDPGRIEERITPLTRAILCADLYGRSCEMDKIMEIGARYNLKIISDAAQAHGALYQNRKTGSIADATAFSFYPTKNLGALGDAGAVTTMDAELAEKIFYLRNYGSKERYKNEYQGINSRLDEIQAAILNVKLPFLDRDNKKRREIARRYLTEIKLKDLVLPPADRIDEDAWHLFVIRHSERAALIQHLDRAGVQTNVHYPLPFHKQKAYQNLSHLELPLTEKIHEQVLSLPLNPILTDQEVTAVINAVNTFEKLQ; this comes from the coding sequence ATGATTCCTTTTCTGGATTTAAATCAAATCAATAAGCCGTATCTTAAAGCTATTGAGGAGGCCTCTTTACGTGCTGTTCGCTCCGGATGGTATATTCTGGGTCCTGAATTGCTGTCATTTGAAAATTCTTTTGCGGAATATTGTAACGTCAGTTTTTGCATAGGAGTAGCTAACGGACTGGATGCCATTGGCCTCATTCTTCGTGCCTATGACTTTCCCGAAGGAAGCGAAATTATCGTTCCGGCCAGTACGTATATAGCATCAGTGTTACCGGTAAGCTACTTAAATTTAATTCCGGTTTTGGTAGAACCTGATCCGGTTACAATGCTGATCGATCCGGGTAGAATTGAGGAACGAATTACGCCGCTTACACGTGCGATTCTTTGTGCGGACTTATATGGTCGGAGCTGTGAAATGGATAAAATCATGGAAATCGGAGCTCGTTATAATCTGAAAATTATTTCGGATGCAGCACAGGCACATGGAGCATTGTACCAAAACAGAAAAACAGGAAGTATCGCTGATGCCACAGCTTTCAGTTTTTATCCAACAAAAAATCTTGGAGCACTGGGAGATGCCGGTGCTGTAACCACTATGGATGCCGAACTGGCAGAGAAAATATTCTATCTGCGGAATTATGGATCGAAGGAAAGATATAAAAATGAATATCAGGGAATTAATAGTCGACTGGATGAAATCCAGGCAGCTATTTTGAATGTGAAATTGCCATTTTTGGATAGAGATAATAAGAAACGACGGGAAATCGCCAGACGTTATCTGACAGAAATAAAGTTGAAAGATCTTGTTTTACCTCCCGCAGACCGGATTGATGAAGATGCCTGGCATTTGTTTGTGATAAGACATTCCGAGAGAGCTGCTTTAATTCAGCATCTGGATAGGGCAGGAGTACAAACCAATGTGCATTACCCTTTACCTTTTCACAAACAAAAAGCCTATCAAAACCTCAGCCATTTGGAGTTGCCGCTTACAGAAAAAATTCATGAACAAGTTCTGAGTCTACCGCTGAATCCGATACTGACGGATCAGGAAGTTACTGCTGTCATCAACGCTGTAAATACATTTGAAAAACTGCAATGA
- a CDS encoding S41 family peptidase produces MKKVFVLLLFVTGFLAACHEKNVDPATNTETNQWILDQMKTWYYWNDKITANPDLNQEPEAFFNSLLYKFDATSRPDGDRFSWIESDADALKAELSGSTKTTGMELKLFYYPTGGSNIVGLVAYTLPGSPAALAGIKRGAVFTRINDQKLTASNYYDLVYSDASKTFTMGSLTDKDSIVETTVKKDVTPVSFQEDPVFFDTTFQYGSNTIGYLVYHQFITSKNGSDKKEYDTELDNKIAAFKAKNVNSLILDLRYNPGGYVSSATNLASLIGKNISDSKVFYYKGYNATITPVLQKEYGDDYFNDKFASKSQNIGSNLTNLIVLVSSRTASASELLINGLKPYMTVTLVGDKTVGKNVGSITLSDKTGKVKWGLQPIVTRSYNSLKQSDYSTGFTPDIAAKEGLRLYPYGNPKDPLLAAALAKIVGSPVTRQTPEALRISSSYKEVMSTIERKAGGSNMFFDK; encoded by the coding sequence AACCAATCAATGGATTCTTGATCAGATGAAAACCTGGTATTACTGGAATGATAAAATTACGGCAAATCCAGACCTTAATCAGGAGCCGGAAGCCTTTTTCAATTCTCTGTTATACAAATTTGACGCAACATCTCGTCCCGACGGGGACCGTTTTTCATGGATTGAAAGTGATGCGGATGCTTTAAAAGCAGAATTAAGCGGATCAACCAAAACCACGGGGATGGAATTGAAGCTGTTTTACTATCCAACCGGCGGCTCCAATATTGTAGGTCTCGTTGCTTATACCTTGCCCGGTTCACCCGCCGCTCTGGCTGGTATTAAGCGTGGCGCCGTTTTTACCCGGATCAATGACCAGAAACTTACCGCATCGAATTATTACGATCTGGTTTATTCTGATGCATCGAAAACTTTTACGATGGGAAGTTTAACGGACAAAGATTCTATCGTTGAAACAACTGTTAAAAAAGATGTCACGCCGGTAAGTTTTCAGGAAGATCCGGTTTTCTTTGATACCACTTTTCAATACGGAAGCAACACCATTGGTTATCTTGTTTATCACCAGTTTATTACCAGTAAAAACGGAAGCGATAAAAAGGAATATGATACAGAACTTGATAATAAAATTGCTGCATTTAAAGCCAAAAATGTAAATTCTCTAATTTTGGATCTGCGGTATAATCCGGGAGGTTATGTAAGTTCAGCGACAAATCTGGCCAGTCTGATTGGAAAGAATATATCTGATAGCAAAGTATTTTATTACAAAGGCTATAACGCTACCATCACACCCGTACTTCAAAAAGAATACGGTGATGATTATTTCAATGACAAATTTGCTTCCAAAAGCCAGAATATCGGCTCAAATCTTACTAATCTGATTGTTCTGGTTTCTTCACGCACCGCTTCTGCAAGTGAATTGCTTATCAATGGATTGAAACCCTACATGACGGTTACGCTGGTGGGAGATAAAACGGTGGGCAAAAATGTTGGATCTATTACACTAAGTGATAAGACCGGAAAAGTAAAATGGGGATTGCAGCCGATTGTTACCAGATCTTACAATAGTCTGAAACAATCCGATTATTCAACAGGTTTTACACCGGATATAGCGGCAAAAGAAGGACTGAGATTGTATCCTTACGGTAATCCGAAAGATCCGTTATTAGCCGCTGCTCTGGCTAAGATTGTTGGTTCCCCAGTTACGCGCCAGACACCGGAAGCATTAAGAATTTCCTCATCTTATAAGGAAGTCATGTCCACAATCGAAAGGAAAGCGGGTGGAAGCAACATGTTCTTTGATAAATAA
- a CDS encoding class I SAM-dependent methyltransferase: MINNRAEYQRMFEVEQKLWWYQILHEKVLYQIKKHFKKNKDITILDAACGTGGLLSFFKINDYRNAIGFDYSQHAIEFSKERNLDVSFGDLRNVDSFKKGETFDVICCNDALYFLDDTEIINALKSFKNRLNTNGLILINIHAHEAFSGTHDVAVGSSRRFVLKDFAGYAKAANLKIDNHTYWPFFLSLPIWLVRKWQRYQMRSGKISKTDLHSDVSYPGDFVNGILKTITYMESVFLPTAPFGSSLFLVLK, encoded by the coding sequence ATGATTAATAACCGGGCTGAATACCAGCGGATGTTTGAGGTTGAACAAAAATTGTGGTGGTATCAAATCCTTCATGAAAAAGTTTTATATCAAATTAAAAAACATTTTAAAAAGAATAAAGACATTACCATTCTGGATGCGGCATGTGGGACTGGCGGACTTCTTTCTTTTTTTAAAATAAACGATTATCGCAATGCCATTGGATTTGATTATTCTCAACACGCGATCGAGTTTTCAAAAGAAAGGAATCTGGATGTAAGTTTTGGCGATTTGAGAAATGTGGATTCTTTTAAAAAAGGTGAGACTTTCGATGTGATTTGCTGCAATGATGCACTTTATTTTCTTGACGATACTGAAATTATAAACGCATTAAAATCTTTCAAAAACCGGCTTAATACCAATGGTTTGATTTTGATCAATATACATGCACATGAAGCTTTTTCCGGAACACACGACGTGGCCGTTGGAAGTTCGAGAAGGTTTGTATTGAAAGATTTTGCCGGTTACGCAAAGGCTGCTAATCTGAAAATTGACAATCATACGTACTGGCCGTTTTTCCTTTCGCTGCCGATTTGGCTGGTGAGGAAATGGCAGCGATATCAAATGCGCTCAGGAAAAATAAGTAAAACTGATTTACATTCTGACGTAAGTTATCCGGGAGATTTTGTCAACGGAATTTTGAAAACGATTACCTATATGGAAAGTGTTTTTCTCCCAACGGCGCCTTTTGGGAGTTCTTTGTTTCTGGTTTTGAAATAA
- a CDS encoding GlsB/YeaQ/YmgE family stress response membrane protein, producing the protein MGILTWIIVGLVAGAIAKALHPGKDPGGFLVTILIGIAGAVVGGWIFSLLGYGPVDGFNIGSLFIAILGAVLLLFLYRKFSTKA; encoded by the coding sequence ATGGGCATTTTGACTTGGATTATCGTTGGATTAGTAGCAGGGGCCATCGCAAAGGCATTACATCCGGGAAAAGATCCGGGAGGATTTTTGGTGACAATATTGATAGGTATTGCCGGGGCTGTTGTCGGCGGCTGGATATTTTCACTGCTGGGATATGGTCCTGTCGACGGATTTAATATTGGTAGTCTTTTTATTGCCATTTTAGGTGCTGTTTTACTTCTTTTCCTTTATAGAAAATTTAGTACAAAAGCATAA